A single region of the Undibacterium piscinae genome encodes:
- the ptsP gene encoding phosphoenolpyruvate--protein phosphotransferase has translation MASFTLQGIPISRGITIGRAHLLRPAALDVQHYLIAQEQVEAEVRRLQDAIAKVHKELQAIWADLPPDAPTELGAFLDVHALILSDPMISEAPLDIIRTRHYNAEWALVTQIDALSAQFDEIEDDYLRERKADIQQVAERVLKVLTGSAHDLPRATGIDESNANMIVVARDISPADMMQFRNVAFTGFVTDEGGQNSHTAIVSRSLGIPAVVGMGNASRLIVQDDWLIIDSDAGVVIVAPSALVISQYRDRQAVLLKARKKLNRLKKTQAVTLDGVEINLLANIELPQDAVAALEAGANGVGLFRSEFLFMGRTGQELQLPTEDEQFSAYKEAVLAMKGRTVTIRTLDVGADKPMDASEHNILNPAMGLRAIRYCLKEPQIFLTQLRAILRASAFGHVHILIPMIAHAFEIDQSLAMIAQAKAELTAEDKKFDANILVGAMIEVPAAALSLPMFVKKLDFLSIGTNDLIQYTLAIDRADHEVAHLYSDTHPAILQLLHMTVSAAEKAAIPVAICGGMAGDVRLTRLLIGMGFRELSMPAALLPEVKQEILNTRIESLQPLVKKILRCYDPAVIQDTLTQLASAGKTDTLH, from the coding sequence ATGGCCTCATTCACACTGCAAGGTATCCCCATTTCCCGTGGCATCACCATAGGTCGCGCCCATTTGCTGCGACCCGCGGCTTTAGATGTACAGCATTACCTGATTGCGCAAGAGCAAGTCGAAGCCGAAGTGCGGCGACTGCAGGACGCGATTGCCAAGGTACATAAAGAATTGCAGGCCATCTGGGCCGATTTGCCGCCGGATGCGCCGACAGAATTAGGCGCTTTCCTTGATGTGCATGCACTGATCTTGTCCGACCCCATGATTTCCGAAGCGCCGCTCGATATCATCCGTACCCGTCATTACAACGCCGAATGGGCGCTGGTCACTCAGATTGATGCGCTGTCGGCACAGTTTGATGAAATCGAAGATGACTACCTGCGTGAACGCAAGGCCGATATCCAGCAAGTCGCTGAGCGTGTCCTGAAAGTGCTGACCGGTAGCGCTCACGATCTGCCGCGCGCGACTGGCATCGATGAAAGCAATGCCAATATGATCGTGGTGGCCAGAGATATTTCTCCGGCTGACATGATGCAATTTCGTAACGTCGCATTTACCGGCTTTGTCACGGATGAAGGTGGACAAAACTCACACACGGCGATCGTCTCGCGCAGCCTGGGCATCCCTGCGGTGGTCGGCATGGGAAATGCCTCGCGCCTGATCGTGCAGGACGATTGGTTGATTATCGATAGCGATGCCGGCGTAGTGATCGTTGCGCCATCGGCCTTGGTGATCAGCCAGTACCGTGACCGTCAGGCGGTCTTGTTGAAGGCACGCAAGAAGCTCAACCGCCTGAAAAAGACCCAGGCGGTCACGCTCGATGGGGTAGAGATCAACCTGCTGGCCAATATCGAGTTACCGCAAGATGCGGTCGCCGCACTGGAAGCCGGTGCCAATGGCGTCGGCCTGTTTCGCTCGGAATTCCTGTTCATGGGACGTACCGGTCAGGAGTTACAGTTGCCTACCGAAGATGAGCAATTTTCCGCCTATAAAGAGGCAGTGCTGGCGATGAAAGGCCGGACTGTCACGATCCGTACGCTGGACGTCGGCGCTGACAAACCTATGGATGCCAGCGAACACAATATTCTCAATCCGGCCATGGGTTTGCGCGCGATACGCTACTGCCTGAAAGAGCCGCAGATTTTCCTGACGCAATTAAGGGCGATTTTGCGGGCTTCCGCTTTTGGTCACGTGCATATCCTCATTCCCATGATCGCCCATGCGTTCGAGATCGATCAGTCGCTGGCGATGATCGCCCAGGCCAAGGCTGAGTTGACGGCGGAAGACAAGAAGTTTGATGCCAATATTTTGGTCGGCGCCATGATAGAGGTGCCGGCGGCGGCGCTCAGCTTGCCTATGTTCGTCAAGAAACTCGACTTCCTTTCCATCGGCACCAACGATCTGATCCAGTACACGCTGGCGATCGACCGTGCCGATCACGAAGTCGCCCATCTGTATAGCGATACCCATCCGGCCATCCTGCAACTACTGCACATGACCGTCAGTGCCGCCGAGAAGGCCGCGATCCCGGTCGCGATCTGCGGCGGCATGGCAGGTGACGTACGCCTGACCCGTCTGCTGATAGGTATGGGATTTCGCGAACTGTCGATGCCCGCGGCCTTGCTGCCCGAAGTCAAGCAGGAAATCCTCAACACCCGTATCGAGAGCCTGCAACCCTTGGTCAAGAAGATTTTGCGTTGCTATGATCCTGCCGTGATCCAGGACACGCTGACTCAGTTGGCAAGTGCCGGTAAGACTGATACCTTACATTAG
- a CDS encoding HPr family phosphocarrier protein, which translates to MIQQEIEIINKLGLHARASAKLTQLGGKFKCEVWLTRNSRRVNGKSIMGVMMLAAGKGSKVLLETNGPEEQECFDAIVALINDRFGEGE; encoded by the coding sequence ATGATCCAGCAAGAAATAGAAATCATCAACAAGCTAGGCTTGCATGCCCGCGCTTCCGCCAAGTTAACCCAATTGGGCGGCAAGTTTAAATGTGAAGTCTGGCTGACCCGGAATAGCCGCCGCGTCAATGGTAAATCCATTATGGGCGTGATGATGCTGGCGGCCGGCAAGGGCAGTAAGGTCTTGCTTGAGACTAATGGTCCAGAGGAGCAGGAATGCTTCGATGCGATCGTCGCCCTGATCAACGACAGGTTTGGCGAAGGCGAGTGA
- a CDS encoding PTS fructose transporter subunit IIA — MVGILLLTHAPLGAAFLQAAAHVFRAMPERVEAIDVIADQNIDEVHALARAAVRRLNDGAGVLVITDVMGGTPSNCCRQLGEPHEVAVIAGISLPMLLRAITYRQDTLDVVVEMALAGAQSGAVRVDNRVRVAS; from the coding sequence ATGGTAGGGATACTTTTGTTGACCCATGCACCGCTGGGCGCAGCTTTTCTACAGGCCGCCGCGCATGTGTTTCGCGCTATGCCGGAGCGGGTCGAAGCGATTGATGTGATCGCCGATCAAAACATTGATGAAGTCCATGCGTTGGCGCGCGCTGCAGTCCGGCGTCTTAACGATGGCGCTGGTGTGCTGGTGATTACCGATGTGATGGGCGGCACGCCGTCTAATTGCTGTCGTCAGCTTGGTGAGCCGCACGAAGTGGCGGTGATCGCCGGGATTAGTTTGCCGATGTTACTCAGGGCAATCACTTACCGGCAGGATACGCTGGACGTGGTGGTCGAAATGGCGCTGGCCGGAGCCCAGAGTGGTGCCGTGCGTGTCGATAATCGTGTTCGCGTGGCATCCTGA
- the gshB gene encoding glutathione synthase → MKIAFLTDPLSQFKTYKDSTYAMMVEAVSRGHSIYAFGPEHMALECGTVVAQISQVILTGDSQDWYRLEAASSVRLSEFDAVLQRKDPPFDMEYIYATYLLELAEQQGARVFNKPAAIRNHNEKLSIAQFSQFTTPTLVTRDEQRIRAFHGQHQDIILKPLDGMGGAGIFRIREDGMNLGSVIETLTLNGTRTIMVQRYIPEIVHGDKRILLIGGKVVPFALARIPQNGEVRGNLAAGGVGVAQQLSARDLEIAQTLAPILYQRGLLLVGLDVIGNCLTEVNVTSPTCFQEITQQKGFNVAAMFIDAVEAAI, encoded by the coding sequence ATGAAAATCGCCTTTCTGACTGACCCGCTGTCGCAGTTTAAGACCTACAAGGATTCCACTTACGCCATGATGGTGGAAGCGGTCAGCCGCGGCCATAGCATTTATGCGTTTGGCCCGGAACACATGGCGCTGGAGTGCGGTACCGTGGTGGCGCAGATCAGCCAGGTCATCCTGACCGGCGACAGCCAGGACTGGTATCGCCTGGAAGCGGCCAGTTCGGTGCGTCTGAGTGAGTTCGATGCGGTATTGCAGCGCAAGGACCCGCCGTTTGATATGGAATACATCTACGCGACCTATCTGCTGGAATTGGCCGAGCAGCAGGGCGCGCGCGTCTTCAATAAGCCTGCCGCGATACGCAATCACAACGAAAAGCTCAGCATTGCGCAATTTAGCCAGTTCACCACGCCGACGCTGGTGACGCGCGACGAGCAACGTATCCGCGCTTTCCATGGCCAGCATCAGGACATCATCCTCAAGCCGCTTGACGGCATGGGCGGTGCGGGGATTTTCCGCATTCGCGAAGATGGCATGAACCTCGGTTCCGTGATCGAGACGCTGACACTGAACGGCACGCGTACCATCATGGTGCAGCGTTATATTCCTGAGATCGTACACGGCGATAAACGTATCTTGCTGATAGGCGGCAAGGTGGTGCCTTTCGCCCTGGCGCGCATTCCGCAAAATGGTGAAGTGCGCGGCAATCTGGCCGCCGGTGGTGTTGGCGTGGCGCAGCAATTGTCGGCGCGGGATCTTGAGATTGCACAGACTTTGGCGCCAATACTGTACCAGCGTGGCCTGTTGCTGGTAGGATTAGACGTGATTGGCAATTGCCTCACTGAAGTCAATGTCACCAGTCCTACCTGTTTTCAGGAAATCACGCAGCAAAAAGGTTTTAATGTCGCGGCAATGTTTATCGATGCCGTGGAAGCGGCAATCTAA
- the gshA gene encoding glutamate--cysteine ligase yields MVPHLVTALNGPLLDLEKKILEATPAIERWFRLEWQEHTPPFYCSVDLRNAGFKLAPVDTNLFPGGFNNLAVEMLPLAVQAAMAAIEKYCPDAKNLLLIPEVQIRNPSYLENIARQMQIFRQTGLNVRLGSLDARITEPTAINLPDGTQLTLEPLVRSANGRRLGLKNFDPCTIVLNNDLSAGIPAILEDINEQTLLPPLHAGWALRRKSNHFSSYDEVVKKFSKMVDIDPWLLNPFFAKCSGVNFHERTGEDALVATIDTLLAKIRKKYKEYGIKDKPFVIVKADAGTYGMGILTVRDSKEVRNLTESQRDKMAVTKDGMEIRDVIVQEGVYTFEQINDAVAEPVVYMIDRYVVGGFYRVHEDRSVDENLNAPGMHFVPLAFAHQHAVPDMRAKPGTAAPNRFYLYGVVARLALLAASLELEKTDPNPEIY; encoded by the coding sequence ATGGTTCCGCATCTGGTTACCGCCCTCAACGGGCCGCTGCTTGATCTTGAAAAAAAGATACTGGAAGCAACGCCGGCGATAGAACGCTGGTTCAGGCTGGAATGGCAAGAACACACTCCTCCATTTTATTGCTCGGTCGATTTACGCAACGCCGGTTTCAAGCTGGCACCGGTCGACACGAATCTGTTCCCTGGCGGCTTCAATAATCTGGCAGTGGAAATGCTGCCGCTGGCGGTACAGGCGGCGATGGCCGCGATAGAAAAATATTGTCCTGACGCTAAAAACCTCTTGCTGATACCTGAGGTACAAATCCGCAACCCTTCGTATCTGGAAAACATCGCAAGGCAAATGCAGATTTTCCGCCAGACCGGACTCAATGTCCGTCTGGGTAGCCTCGATGCCCGCATTACCGAGCCAACTGCGATTAATTTGCCCGATGGCACGCAACTGACGCTTGAGCCTCTGGTGCGCTCGGCCAACGGGCGTCGCCTGGGGCTGAAGAATTTTGACCCGTGCACGATCGTGCTCAACAATGATCTGTCGGCCGGAATCCCGGCGATTCTCGAAGATATCAACGAGCAAACCTTGCTGCCGCCGTTGCATGCGGGTTGGGCTTTGCGTCGAAAGAGCAATCATTTTTCTTCCTATGATGAAGTGGTCAAGAAATTTTCCAAGATGGTGGATATCGACCCTTGGTTACTGAACCCGTTTTTCGCCAAATGCAGCGGTGTCAATTTTCATGAACGTACCGGTGAAGACGCACTGGTGGCGACTATCGATACCTTGCTGGCCAAGATACGCAAAAAATATAAAGAGTACGGCATCAAGGATAAGCCTTTTGTGATCGTCAAGGCCGATGCCGGTACCTATGGCATGGGTATTCTGACCGTGCGCGATTCGAAAGAAGTGCGTAACCTGACCGAGTCGCAGCGCGACAAGATGGCGGTGACGAAAGATGGCATGGAAATCCGTGATGTGATCGTGCAGGAAGGCGTGTATACGTTCGAGCAGATCAATGATGCGGTGGCCGAACCTGTGGTTTATATGATAGATCGTTATGTGGTCGGCGGCTTTTACCGTGTCCATGAAGACCGTAGCGTCGACGAGAACCTCAATGCGCCGGGCATGCATTTTGTCCCGCTGGCATTCGCCCATCAGCATGCGGTGCCGGATATGCGCGCCAAGCCGGGTACGGCGGCACCGAATCGTTTCTATTTGTACGGCGTGGTAGCGCGACTGGCCTTGCTGGCCGCTTCGCTGGAGCTGGAAAAAACCGATCCGAATCCGGAAATTTATTAA
- a CDS encoding antibiotic biosynthesis monooxygenase: MILELADIRIQAGQQAEFDIAIQRGLDEVISKATGFCGYKVNKGIESPERYVLMIFWETLENHTIDFRESPAFLQWRAIVGPFFASPPVVEHFSLLGKSL; encoded by the coding sequence ATGATACTCGAACTCGCAGACATCCGTATTCAAGCTGGCCAGCAGGCTGAATTTGATATCGCCATACAACGTGGACTTGATGAAGTGATCTCTAAGGCGACCGGTTTTTGCGGTTATAAAGTGAATAAGGGTATTGAGTCTCCGGAGCGTTATGTGCTGATGATTTTTTGGGAAACCCTGGAAAATCACACTATCGATTTTCGTGAATCACCGGCCTTTTTGCAATGGCGTGCGATCGTCGGCCCTTTCTTTGCGTCACCACCAGTAGTCGAGCATTTCAGCCTGCTTGGCAAGTCACTGTAA